In Panacibacter ginsenosidivorans, the following proteins share a genomic window:
- a CDS encoding glycoside hydrolase family 130 protein, whose translation MRINITRKPIKINPDIKRVIARFFFNGDERAKDVIGLVMSLSEKEVKEELTFIFREFARRHRNISRIFERNCERLSYLFKEMGIPFNDMDPNRKMLIGSYFTHEYSIESAAFFNPSIVEDPDQSDLQEGEKRVIISFRAVGEGHISSIVFRRAFLDAHNNISIMPAGTLIEEADIIKNTVYKKDIFSTALLSQVKNDVINQLEKSLPDSFDYKELKKVITTLETKDIDDQTKYALEKILWLADSYHYVHFSLDTDISDRVIFPISEFEKKGVEDARFVKFTDDEGNAHYYATYTAYDGITIQPKLLQTDNFYDFHITPLYGSGAKNKNLALFPRKINGNYVMISRIDGVNNFIMFSDKINVWEYPKQLQSPKYPWEFTQIGNCGSPIETDKGWLLITHGVGAMRRYCLGASLFDLEDPTIEIGRLKEPLLMPNDNEREGYVPNVLYSCGSFIHNGELIVPYGLSDYGSSFMTVSLKDLLDKIISEGTGG comes from the coding sequence ATGCGAATAAATATTACCAGGAAACCGATCAAGATAAATCCTGACATAAAACGCGTTATTGCTAGATTCTTTTTTAATGGGGATGAAAGGGCTAAAGATGTTATTGGGCTGGTAATGTCTTTAAGTGAAAAGGAAGTAAAAGAAGAATTAACTTTTATATTCAGGGAGTTTGCCAGGCGGCACAGAAACATCAGCAGAATATTTGAGCGCAATTGCGAAAGGCTTTCTTACCTTTTTAAGGAAATGGGTATTCCATTCAACGATATGGATCCTAACCGCAAAATGCTTATTGGCTCTTATTTTACACACGAGTATTCCATAGAATCAGCAGCTTTTTTTAATCCTTCTATTGTAGAAGATCCTGACCAGTCAGATTTACAGGAAGGGGAAAAAAGAGTGATCATAAGTTTCCGTGCAGTGGGGGAAGGGCATATTTCATCTATAGTATTCCGGAGAGCCTTTCTGGATGCGCATAATAATATTTCTATCATGCCCGCTGGTACTTTAATAGAAGAAGCTGATATTATAAAGAACACGGTATATAAAAAAGATATTTTCTCTACTGCTTTGTTAAGCCAGGTGAAGAACGATGTAATTAATCAACTCGAAAAAAGTTTGCCTGATAGTTTTGATTATAAAGAATTAAAGAAAGTAATTACTACCCTTGAAACAAAGGATATTGATGACCAAACCAAATACGCGTTGGAAAAAATACTGTGGCTTGCAGACTCTTATCACTATGTACATTTTTCGCTTGACACGGATATTTCCGATAGGGTTATTTTTCCAATCTCTGAATTTGAAAAGAAAGGCGTTGAAGATGCACGTTTTGTAAAATTTACTGATGATGAGGGCAATGCCCATTATTATGCAACATACACGGCTTATGATGGAATAACTATTCAGCCTAAACTTTTACAGACCGATAATTTCTACGACTTTCATATTACACCATTATACGGTAGTGGGGCAAAAAATAAAAATCTCGCATTGTTCCCTCGGAAAATAAATGGCAACTATGTAATGATCTCGAGAATTGATGGTGTAAATAACTTTATTATGTTCTCAGATAAGATAAATGTGTGGGAATATCCTAAACAATTACAATCCCCAAAATATCCATGGGAGTTTACACAAATTGGCAATTGCGGAAGCCCCATTGAGACAGATAAAGGATGGCTACTGATAACACATGGCGTTGGCGCTATGCGCCGCTATTGTCTTGGCGCAAGCCTTTTCGATCTTGAAGATCCAACGATTGAAATAGGCCGTCTGAAAGAGCCTTTGCTTATGCCAAATGATAATGAGCGTGAAGGTTACGTGCCCAATGTTTTGTATTCATGCGGAAGTTTTATACACAATGGTGAGTTGATCGTTCCGTATGGTTTGTCTGACTATGGTTCCAGTTTTATGACCGTTTCTTTAAAAGATCTGCTGGATAAAATTATCAGCGAAGGCACAGGTGGGTAA
- a CDS encoding glycosyltransferase family 4 protein — translation MKIAVLAPVAWRTPPRHYGPWEQVAYNITEGLVKRGFDVTLFATKDSLTSAKYDGVIERGYEEDKDSDAKVSECLHISHLMETANEYDIIHNHFDFLPLTYSNLIRTPIITTIHGFSSEKIIPVYKKYNATNYYISISDADRNNELHYVDTIYHGIEESLFSFKEIPADYLLYFGRIHPDKGTYDAIQIAKTVNKKLIIAGIVQDNKYYKEKIEPLIDHEQIQFIGHAGPEKRNELLGSALALLHPIYFKEPFGLSVAEAMFCGTPVIAYNKGSMAELIENKISGYLVNNMSEAIDAIKDLPNIKRRECADYARDKFSYKKMIDKYINAYEYALAHPLK, via the coding sequence ATGAAAATAGCTGTGCTTGCTCCCGTTGCCTGGCGAACGCCGCCAAGGCATTATGGTCCGTGGGAGCAGGTTGCTTATAATATAACGGAAGGCTTGGTGAAAAGAGGATTTGATGTGACACTGTTTGCTACAAAAGACTCACTTACCTCAGCAAAATATGATGGTGTAATAGAGCGTGGCTATGAAGAAGATAAAGATAGTGATGCTAAAGTGTCTGAATGTTTGCATATAAGCCATCTTATGGAAACAGCAAATGAATATGATATTATTCATAATCATTTTGATTTTTTGCCGCTTACTTATTCTAACCTTATAAGAACGCCTATTATAACAACTATTCATGGATTTTCTTCTGAAAAAATAATACCTGTTTATAAGAAGTACAATGCCACGAATTATTATATATCTATAAGTGACGCAGATAGAAATAATGAATTACATTATGTTGACACAATTTATCATGGTATTGAAGAGAGCTTATTTTCCTTTAAAGAAATTCCGGCAGATTATTTATTATATTTTGGTCGAATTCATCCGGACAAAGGAACATATGATGCTATACAAATTGCAAAGACTGTAAATAAAAAATTGATCATTGCAGGCATAGTACAAGACAATAAATATTATAAAGAGAAAATAGAGCCGCTTATTGATCATGAACAAATACAATTTATCGGTCATGCCGGACCTGAGAAAAGAAATGAACTTCTGGGTAGTGCTCTTGCGTTGCTTCATCCTATTTACTTTAAAGAGCCTTTTGGATTAAGTGTTGCTGAAGCAATGTTTTGCGGTACGCCCGTTATTGCTTACAATAAAGGTTCAATGGCTGAACTAATAGAAAATAAAATCTCGGGTTATCTTGTAAATAACATGAGCGAAGCAATTGATGCAATAAAAGATTTACCAAATATAAAAAGGAGGGAATGTGCTGATTATGCAAGAGATAAATTTAGCTACAAAAAAATGATCGATAAGTATATCAATGCATATGAATATGCATTAGCACACCCGTTAAAATAA
- a CDS encoding glycosyltransferase family 4 protein has product MKLTLIGTYTPRKCGIATFTKNLSDAIEINDAADVNIIAMDDEGADYEYSERVIYRIRQSYQQDYIDAANYLNESDTDICIIQHEYGIFGGDNGLYILTLLHYIQMPVIVTVHTVLKKPSYLQKIIMQQIARSVHKLVVMSKLAVDFLKNIYEIPADKITIIEHGVPDTEGTSLMVKRELKAFADRKILFTFGLLSKNKGIETVIKALPSVIANHPDVLYVVLGNTHPSVLKHSGEEYRNYLISLAETLDVSNHVLFINRFVTDEELFTYLKNIEIYITPYLNEDQITSGTLSYAVGAGAACLSTPYWHAKELLDGGRGKLFPFKNAAVLSTMLNDLLDDNCKLKAIQKTALLYAEYIKWPRIGSRYLELSADAIKKKNNRRLRNSRPHEISNVPVFNMAHIKRLTDDTGIVQHAKYGIPNLKEGYCLDDNSRALIMILMSYNQHHNKEATELLPIYLSYIHYMQRDDGWFRNFLHFNRSYLDEIGSEDSFGRTIWALCYLIWDAPNNSYREFAHELFSRSFPVFKDLKHVRGIANTLIGICYYMKSYPSDEGMLAILNDLTNKLTDAFTKHSTENWYWFEDKMTYDNGILPLALLHSYEITGNTKVKKTAIQAIEFLKKKTLFKDYLMPIGNEGWCDKKDPKIAVFDQQAIEVMAMVLMFEQAYNVTKETKFLADMNTSFMWFLGKNELHIPLYDPETHGCSDGLEYNSINRNQGAESTLAYFISSLAVTKLNEKEKIQQQKNTNLPMRIQDFNNINELIKI; this is encoded by the coding sequence ATGAAATTAACTTTAATAGGAACCTATACACCGCGTAAGTGTGGCATTGCAACGTTTACAAAAAACCTTTCAGATGCAATAGAAATAAATGATGCGGCTGATGTAAATATTATTGCAATGGATGATGAGGGTGCGGACTATGAATATAGTGAAAGAGTTATTTACAGGATAAGGCAAAGTTATCAACAGGATTACATTGATGCTGCAAATTACCTCAATGAATCTGATACTGATATCTGCATTATTCAACATGAATATGGAATATTTGGCGGGGATAATGGTTTATATATTCTAACACTCCTTCATTATATACAAATGCCGGTAATTGTAACTGTGCATACTGTTTTAAAAAAACCATCATACCTGCAAAAAATAATTATGCAGCAGATTGCAAGGTCTGTGCACAAATTGGTTGTAATGAGTAAACTTGCAGTAGATTTTTTAAAAAATATTTACGAAATCCCTGCTGATAAAATAACAATTATAGAACATGGCGTACCTGATACAGAAGGCACTTCATTGATGGTAAAAAGAGAATTGAAAGCATTTGCTGACAGAAAGATTTTATTCACTTTTGGTTTACTAAGCAAGAATAAAGGAATTGAAACGGTAATTAAAGCCTTACCATCTGTAATAGCTAATCATCCCGATGTATTGTATGTTGTACTCGGTAATACACATCCATCCGTATTAAAACATTCCGGTGAAGAATACAGGAACTATCTTATTAGCCTTGCAGAAACACTTGATGTAAGTAATCATGTTCTTTTTATAAACAGGTTTGTAACAGATGAAGAACTCTTCACCTACTTAAAGAACATTGAAATCTATATCACTCCTTATTTGAATGAAGATCAAATAACAAGTGGTACTTTGTCTTATGCAGTGGGTGCAGGCGCAGCCTGTCTATCAACACCATACTGGCATGCCAAAGAATTGCTGGACGGAGGAAGAGGAAAATTATTTCCTTTTAAAAATGCAGCAGTCTTAAGCACTATGTTAAACGATCTTTTGGATGACAACTGTAAATTAAAAGCCATTCAAAAAACTGCACTATTGTATGCAGAGTATATTAAATGGCCGCGGATAGGGTCGCGCTATCTTGAGTTGTCTGCAGATGCTATTAAGAAAAAGAACAATCGCAGGCTAAGAAATTCAAGGCCACATGAAATAAGCAATGTACCTGTGTTTAATATGGCACATATAAAAAGACTTACAGATGATACCGGCATTGTACAGCATGCAAAATATGGCATACCTAATCTAAAGGAAGGCTATTGTCTTGATGATAATTCAAGGGCTTTAATCATGATATTAATGTCATACAATCAACATCATAACAAAGAAGCTACAGAATTATTACCCATCTACCTTAGTTATATTCATTATATGCAAAGAGATGATGGGTGGTTCAGGAATTTCTTACACTTTAACAGAAGTTATCTTGATGAAATAGGTTCAGAAGATTCATTTGGCAGAACCATTTGGGCATTGTGCTATCTTATATGGGATGCACCCAATAATTCTTACCGTGAATTTGCCCATGAACTTTTCAGCAGATCATTCCCGGTTTTTAAAGATTTAAAACATGTGCGTGGAATAGCCAATACTTTAATTGGCATTTGCTATTATATGAAAAGTTACCCTTCTGATGAAGGCATGCTTGCAATACTGAATGACCTGACCAATAAACTGACGGATGCCTTTACCAAACATTCTACAGAAAACTGGTATTGGTTTGAAGATAAAATGACATACGACAATGGTATTTTGCCACTTGCACTTTTACACAGTTATGAGATAACAGGGAATACAAAAGTGAAAAAAACTGCCATACAGGCTATAGAATTTCTGAAGAAAAAAACCCTATTTAAAGATTATCTTATGCCAATTGGCAATGAGGGCTGGTGTGATAAAAAAGATCCAAAAATTGCAGTGTTTGACCAACAGGCGATTGAAGTAATGGCCATGGTATTAATGTTTGAACAGGCTTATAATGTAACAAAAGAAACTAAGTTTCTTGCAGACATGAATACATCTTTTATGTGGTTCCTGGGAAAAAATGAATTACATATTCCTTTGTACGATCCTGAAACACATGGTTGTTCGGACGGTCTTGAGTACAATAGTATTAACAGGAATCAGGGGGCAGAAAGCACGCTTGCTTATTTCATCTCATCACTGGCGGTTACGAAACTGAATGAAAAAGAAAAAATACAACAACAAAAAAATACAAACCTGCCCATGAGAATACAGGATTTTAACAACATAAACGAGCTTATAAAAATATGA